A single genomic interval of Balaenoptera musculus isolate JJ_BM4_2016_0621 chromosome 14, mBalMus1.pri.v3, whole genome shotgun sequence harbors:
- the RTL10 gene encoding protein Bop produces MPRGRRQGPRNPIRAAANYANAHPWQVDGATPGVAYTPLVDPWIERPCCGDPVCVRTTMEQKSSASGAVGGKPAERGPPAMRMGPRPLRVDFHWVPGSDPGTFDGSPWLLDRFLAQLGDYMSFRFEHYRDNLSRVCEILGRLTGRARAWAAPYLDGDLPLPDDYELFCQDLEEVIQNPNNFVEYHAAGPCSLPLASSQPPVAPQLPVVRQYLARFSEALALNMGTPPRSVPAALATPTVSSSNSTSRNTLFEQLLAMESSPGPAEPPALSSSAGSTGPGPVGPSSSQPGEAAPKPVPAVAESAEPPAQKLGPTNPGAPGPQKTKEVSETEAGQEASIGTPQGAVDTPATPGEPPFCPTPQPTALDSEHGLGRCGSAPLS; encoded by the coding sequence ATGCCTCGTGGCCGGCGCCAGGGCCCTCGCAATCCCATCCGGGCAGCAGCCAACTACGCCAATGCACACCCCTGGCAGGTGGACGGGGCCACTCCTGGTGTTGCGTACACCCCCCTAGTGGATCCCTGGATTGAGCGGCCCTGCTGTGGGGAccctgtgtgtgtgcgcacgaCCATGGAGCAGAAGAGCTCGGCGAGTGGTGCTGTGGGTGGTAAGCCCGCAGAGAGGGGCCCCCCAGCAATGCGCATGGGCCCGCGGCCCCTCAGGGTGGACTTCCACTGGGTGCCCGGCTCGGACCCAGGCACCTTCGATGGCTCCCCTTGGCTGTTGGACCGCTTTCTGGCCCAGCTGGGCGATTACATGTCCTTCCGCTTTGAGCACTACCGGGACAACCTCAGCCGCGTCTGCGAGATCCTCGGGCGCCTGACGGGCCGAGCCCGGGCGTGGGCAGCCCCCTACCTCGATGGAGACCTGCCCCTGCCCGACGACTATGAGCTTTTTTGCCAGGATCTTGAGGAAGTTATTCAAAACCCGAACAACTTTGTTGAGTACCACGCTGCAGGACCCTGTTCTTTGCCTCTGGCCTCGAGCCAGCCACCAGTGGCCCCACAGCTGCCTGTGGTGAGACAGTACTTAGCTAGGTTCTCAGAGGCCCTGGCCCTCAACATGGGCACTCCCCCCAGGTCTGTCCCCGCTGCTCTGGCCACCCCCACTGTTTCTAGTTCCAATTCCACATCTAGAAATACTCTATTTGAGCAGTTGCTAGCCATGGAGAGCAGCCCTGGGCCTGCGGAGCCTCCTGCCTTGTCCAGCTCTGCAGGCAGCACCGGTCCTGGTCCCGTGGGGCCGTCTTCCTCCCAGCCAGGGGAGGCGGCCCCCAAACCTGTCCCTGCAGTTGCAGAATCTGCTGAACCCCCTGCCCAGAAACTAGGTCCCACTAACCCAGGGGCTCCAGGACCCCAGAAAACTAAAGAGGTTTCTGAGACAGAGGCAGGCCAGGAGGCATCCATAGGTACCCCACAGGGGGCAGTGGACACCCCAGCGACCCCAGGAGAACCACCATTCTGTCCCACGCCCCAACCCACGGCACTGGACTCCGAACACGGCCTGGGCAGGTGTGGCAGTGCCCCCTTGTCATGA